In the genome of Oryzias melastigma strain HK-1 linkage group LG19, ASM292280v2, whole genome shotgun sequence, the window tgaatttattttcaaaataaaagaatttctATCAATTTTCTCTCTAAATTAAGATACAAGCGGCTTCAGATTTATTTACTATTCTATCCACTGCAAACATGTTGCTTTTTCCTCTCTCCTCTGTTTTATGTCATCCAGACACTCTCCCCTGATTAAGTCAAGTCTATGTAAGTGATGATTGTTGTATAAACACGAGCACTTGAACCAGTCGCAATTTACGTGGAAAGAACCGTGATCAAATGTTTCCATTTCctctacgtttttttttttttagataaacgctcaaataaacattaaattagcCTTGCAAAGTGTAAAAATGCTTACATTaactaaaaatctttaaataacattgaattaaaaccaaaatataaaaaaaatataaaataatatataaaacaaataaattcaaatttagagGCTCACTTAAATTCCTGATGATCtcccaaaaacattttgaatactCCAGTGTTATTTTGTACACACAGGTATGgcccttaaaaatgtaattcattaaaaatgtattcaagttATGGTTAATTTTAACCTCTAATTTGCAAaaagatttctaaaaaaaaaatctgacattgaAAATCTTTGTAAATTGAAATTGTTGAGAttcttttgaattttgtgacattttattgtgaaagagtAAAGTTTCTGTGTGTGAAACCTAGTAACATTATTTGATCGAAATGCTGAAAGAAGTGGTTTTACAATAGAAATATTGAAGTGGTgattattgtaaatttaaactCTAAAGAAGCTGAAGGATTGTGGAATTATTAATTTACTAGAAATTACGTTTACTTGAAgaaattttgacatttccaaAGTCTATCATctttggaaatgaaaaaataaaaaatatatatttcctgGTTTTGAATTCTGCGTTTGTGTTTAAGATTACAGAGCCGTCCACATGTCCTGATGGGACACAGGAACCACCGGAGGACAAACTGGAAGAGGATCTTAGTCCTGAGGAGAAGCGAGTTCTGGagagaaagataaaaaagatcctgaagaaagaggaaaagaagaggCTTAAAGCTGAAGGGCAGACTGAtggaaaaacagcagcagctgggcCAAGTGCATCTCAGCAGGCGCTGGAATATCTCACGTGGTAAAAACATGCAGATCTGTTCATGTCTCTCTGCTCTTCTACGTTTTTGTGCTTTGTCTgaatttgaaactttatttaaatttgttaatgttacaatttgttattttttctatttgttgaGCTCATTCTTCACCCAAATAAAGATTCTTTATTTGCTACTCATCGATGTTTTTGTCACAACAGTTGGGCTGAAAATCGATCAATGTGGAAGTTCCAGAAGACGAGGCAGACGTGGTTATTGCAGCACATGTTTGACTCGGAGAAGGTAACGTCCACTCAGCCTTTGGTCAGACGAGGTGGAGTTTCCCTGACTGATGTTTAGAGTAACTTTACAATtacttaaattaataaaaaaaaagtattttcagtttttttaagaaactttattgacaaacatTGCACATACAGTGACACTCCAAGTGCAAATTTGTTTGAATTAAAGAAAcgtaatgtaacaaaaaataataaaagcgcTGTCAtgcgattcatttttttgtctaatcaATTAATTGTGACTTTTAATAATTAACCTAAGTAATCTATTTTAATTGTAGtgatttttaacctaattattgctgtgaaaagcctctTTCTGAGGTATTTTAAGTTTGTGGcattgtggtgcagtaaaaagattaaaataaaacaaaaaaaatggctttattgcattttttttattataaagacttctaacctttacttttacaccatcAAGGggtaatttttttccccaatcttaaccaaataacaataaaaaaaaacatcaggtccagagtctctaatttaccacatcaaaaaacagtaggaacacttttctgagcaatccaaaaaatattcaacTCGAAAttcttattaataccataatttcaaatgttcaaatgttgTGCGCGGAAGTTGTTACCATAACGAGACTCGCCGCATATTAAACAGTCTAATCttgttaaaaactatttaaacttaaaaatataacaggactgaagttctaataatttattcaatatttatatttttcttaaattacgATGGTAGGAGCAGGATAAATGTGCATAACACGGAAGTAACCACCCGAAAcaaaaaatttgataaaaaataaataacgtgctaaaatgtctgtaattaatgaATGCGATAAATTGACAGCCCTAAATAAtaatacttaaaatatttttttaaatacttttttaaagttttgaatgaGACACATTTTGAACTGTTTTAGCGGCTTTTTTGCTTCAATGCTTTTTATTATCttataaaaatcattaaacaaTTTCTTTTTGCTAGCATATTTACACTTATGTAGCATTTTCTTAATCTAAATGCTATAATAGCTTTGCTCTAAAATGCTAGTTACATAGATCACTATTCAAAACTGTTTCAGTAGACAGCGGTCGCCTTAAGAGGATTTTGCATTTGGGATTTTCAATGCTTTATCCATTcaatttaatgcttttaatgcctaaattatatatattttcttgattttctcaGATTCCAGATGAAAAATTCCCCTCGCTGCTTCAGTATCTGGAGGGGCTTCGTGGGATGGCCCGGGACACCACAGTGGAAAAGGCCATGTCCATGGTGGAGGAATCTGGACGGACACCAGAGGACGCAGTCATCCAGCAGAGGGCGCACCGAGCCAGAGAGATCATCCAGATGCTGTCTTGATGGAGCTGATCAGAAactgctgattaaaaaaaaaaaaaaaaaaaaaaaatcatagactGACTGAAATaccaaaaactgtttctttcaatgcagaattttaaaataattctctCATTAAGTGATAGGACATTGCCCCTTTATTACTGAGGGTTTTAATAAGttaacttttgaattttttttctgaaaaatctcAAACTGTACGTTCACTTTTGCCAGGAGGGAAACAATA includes:
- the LOC112154260 gene encoding uncharacterized protein C7orf50 homolog, which translates into the protein MFLASLQTNCIGIFMAKNKSVQLEPKSPKRKKSVLNESPVSVEEMVETKAKKKKKAPEEIPSVIKPEDHKKNKKRKKKDGDKGQTQTRQTEITEPSTCPDGTQEPPEDKLEEDLSPEEKRVLERKIKKILKKEEKKRLKAEGQTDGKTAAAGPSASQQALEYLTCWAENRSMWKFQKTRQTWLLQHMFDSEKIPDEKFPSLLQYLEGLRGMARDTTVEKAMSMVEESGRTPEDAVIQQRAHRAREIIQMLS